The Agarilytica rhodophyticola genome has a window encoding:
- a CDS encoding efflux RND transporter periplasmic adaptor subunit, producing MSRVIGMQKRCKYMRCAKTIAAMGIFLTLSQLSFAQSVKVMVETVREGSFRDRTEALGTLRANETVELTVNVTESITAIHFEDGQEVKANELLVEMTSSEESALLVEAQTTAFEARRQLDRIQLLVNSGTASESLLDQRTREYEAAQARLIATQSRLKDRIVTAPFDGVVGLRNVSLGALVRPGDIITTLTDSSRMKLDFTVPSVFLPLLKKGLPVVATTRAYRDQEFHGEVAGINNQIDPITRAITVRAILPNDSDMLKPGMLMRIDLSMNERAALVIPEESLIPEGSSNYVLVVNDNDGKPIAEKREVTVASRRVGEVEITQGLQAGERVITHGGFKVKPGSAVQIFETLPNDAKADQPLRAAVKSL from the coding sequence ATGAGTAGAGTTATTGGTATGCAAAAACGGTGTAAATATATGCGATGTGCTAAAACTATTGCGGCAATGGGTATATTCTTAACCCTTTCTCAACTTTCGTTCGCCCAGTCTGTAAAAGTCATGGTCGAAACTGTGCGTGAAGGCAGCTTTCGTGACCGTACTGAGGCGCTAGGTACTTTGCGTGCTAATGAAACAGTAGAGCTAACTGTCAACGTGACCGAATCCATCACTGCTATTCACTTTGAAGATGGACAGGAAGTGAAAGCGAATGAATTACTGGTAGAAATGACGAGCTCTGAAGAGAGTGCACTTCTGGTTGAAGCGCAAACAACCGCATTTGAAGCGCGCCGCCAACTGGATCGGATTCAGTTACTGGTAAACAGTGGTACCGCATCAGAATCCTTACTTGACCAGCGAACCCGTGAATACGAGGCCGCACAGGCGCGTCTTATTGCAACACAATCGAGATTAAAAGATCGTATTGTCACCGCTCCATTTGATGGTGTGGTTGGCTTGCGTAATGTGAGTTTAGGTGCACTTGTTCGCCCTGGAGATATTATTACCACCCTGACCGATAGCTCTCGCATGAAGTTAGACTTCACTGTGCCTTCAGTATTTCTTCCTTTATTGAAAAAAGGCCTGCCTGTAGTGGCCACTACTCGTGCTTACCGAGATCAAGAATTTCACGGCGAAGTCGCCGGAATTAACAACCAAATCGACCCCATTACCCGAGCCATTACTGTACGCGCTATTTTGCCTAATGATAGTGATATGCTAAAGCCTGGCATGCTGATGCGCATTGATCTGTCCATGAACGAGCGCGCTGCCTTGGTGATTCCCGAAGAGTCTTTAATTCCTGAAGGCAGCAGTAATTATGTGCTTGTTGTTAATGATAACGATGGCAAACCTATCGCTGAAAAGCGTGAAGTTACCGTTGCTTCACGACGGGTTGGTGAAGTTGAAATCACTCAGGGCTTGCAAGCCGGTGAGCGTGTTATCACTCACGGTGGCTTTAAGGTTAAACCTGGTTCGGCTGTACAGATATTTGAAACGCTGCCCAATGATGCTAAGGCAGATCAGCCTCTGCGTGCAGCAGTAAAATCTTTGTAA
- a CDS encoding M4 family metallopeptidase, with translation MNLKKYISASLALTVACGANAADKMPASPEMFSSNLSQLNVSQQGAQFKNIKTVTLNNGRVLTSLRQFHGGIPVWGEKVTSSSMPGQLLPQVSGQVVTNIDIDLPSTKPAMSEDEAISLAMSQELKVRQTKGIVAIDPASSAEHKKSKLWIYLDENNKAHLTYLVNWVEYGSEPTRPFVFVDATSGEILKRWDGLAHRDATGPGGNEKTGRYFYGTDFPAMDVDNNCRMSNANVDTIDMAGAQSGGSIFQFSCPENTNRETNGAYSPLNDAHFFGGVVFDMYKDWYNTAPLTQKLRMRVHYGRNFENAFWDGVQMTFGDGGNTFHPLVSLDVSAHEVSHGFTEQNSNLIYANQSGGINEAFSDIAGEAAEFFMRGTNDWMVGADIFKAPGALRFMDDPERDGRSIGHASDYRAGMDVHYSSGVFNRAFYLIANTSGWDTRRAFDIFVLANQMYWNASTDFADGACGVLKATRDLGYQQNDVTTAFDTVGVSTLGCLGGGPNPNPNSGTETNLSGDRGDWLRYEVEIPAGTSNFTATISGGSGDADLYVREGSQPTQSSYNCRPYENGNSETCSLDNPSAAVWHIGIRAYRSFSGVTLNWSYQ, from the coding sequence ATGAATCTAAAAAAATATATAAGTGCTTCTCTTGCTTTAACCGTAGCATGTGGGGCAAATGCAGCGGATAAAATGCCTGCGAGCCCAGAAATGTTTTCTTCAAATTTGAGTCAGTTAAATGTTAGCCAACAAGGAGCGCAGTTTAAAAATATTAAAACTGTCACCCTTAACAATGGTCGAGTATTGACAAGCCTAAGGCAATTCCATGGCGGCATTCCTGTGTGGGGCGAAAAGGTAACTTCTTCTTCTATGCCTGGACAGCTACTACCGCAAGTATCGGGACAGGTGGTAACAAATATAGATATTGATTTGCCTTCAACGAAGCCAGCAATGAGTGAAGATGAAGCTATATCATTGGCCATGAGTCAAGAACTAAAAGTTAGACAAACTAAAGGTATCGTTGCTATTGATCCTGCATCTTCTGCTGAGCATAAAAAATCCAAATTATGGATTTATCTCGATGAGAATAACAAGGCACATCTAACTTATCTTGTTAATTGGGTTGAATACGGCAGTGAGCCTACTCGTCCTTTTGTTTTTGTTGATGCGACCTCTGGAGAAATCCTTAAACGTTGGGATGGTTTAGCGCATCGTGACGCGACAGGCCCCGGTGGTAATGAGAAAACAGGGCGTTATTTTTACGGTACAGATTTTCCAGCGATGGATGTGGACAATAACTGTCGCATGAGTAATGCCAATGTTGATACTATCGATATGGCAGGTGCACAGAGTGGCGGCAGTATCTTTCAGTTTAGTTGTCCAGAAAATACTAACCGTGAAACTAACGGTGCCTACTCTCCATTAAATGATGCACACTTTTTTGGCGGAGTAGTATTTGATATGTACAAAGATTGGTACAACACTGCGCCACTAACGCAGAAACTTCGTATGCGTGTGCACTATGGACGCAACTTTGAAAATGCGTTTTGGGATGGTGTACAAATGACTTTTGGTGATGGCGGTAATACTTTTCATCCTCTTGTTAGCCTTGATGTTTCCGCTCATGAAGTGAGCCACGGTTTTACTGAACAAAATTCTAACTTGATCTATGCCAATCAGTCTGGTGGGATTAATGAAGCTTTTTCAGATATAGCCGGTGAGGCAGCAGAATTCTTTATGCGCGGAACAAACGATTGGATGGTCGGCGCCGATATTTTTAAAGCGCCAGGTGCTTTGCGTTTTATGGATGATCCTGAGCGCGATGGGCGTTCTATTGGTCATGCATCAGACTATCGTGCAGGAATGGATGTACATTATAGTTCTGGCGTATTCAATCGAGCGTTTTATCTTATTGCTAACACCTCTGGTTGGGATACCCGCAGAGCTTTCGATATTTTTGTGTTAGCTAATCAAATGTATTGGAATGCCAGTACTGATTTTGCCGATGGTGCTTGTGGCGTATTAAAAGCTACTAGAGATTTAGGTTATCAACAAAATGACGTCACCACTGCCTTCGATACCGTTGGTGTTTCAACCCTGGGGTGTTTAGGTGGCGGGCCAAACCCCAATCCCAATAGTGGAACAGAGACTAACTTATCTGGTGATAGGGGGGATTGGCTGCGCTACGAAGTAGAAATTCCTGCTGGTACCTCTAACTTTACAGCAACTATTAGTGGTGGATCGGGAGATGCAGATTTATATGTACGAGAAGGCTCACAGCCAACTCAAAGTTCCTATAACTGTCGACCATATGAAAATGGTAATTCGGAGACTTGCAGTCTCGATAATCCAAGTGCTGCCGTTTGGCACATTGGTATTCGCGCCTATCGAAGCTTCAGCGGCGTTACACTGAATTGGTCCTATCAATAA
- a CDS encoding YdaS family helix-turn-helix protein, which yields MTGEIRKVLSIFGSQSRLARAIGVSNNAVCKWVAQGCLPPSRAMTVFNLVKDKRTPKGEYVSLESLLLDYNRSKKEKLLKDSSEKSTKDDLSQKEDSKQKEDMKQSVQQDSKKDTDFKDSNDSNLDIDARSFNKIKLTTSSAADMESVRQGNTTRGAIEQESVGKSSEKEIDRNTVFGDDTDM from the coding sequence GTGACTGGGGAAATTAGAAAAGTATTATCGATATTTGGCAGCCAAAGCCGGCTAGCGAGAGCTATTGGTGTAAGTAACAATGCTGTGTGCAAATGGGTAGCGCAGGGTTGTTTACCACCAAGCCGAGCCATGACTGTATTTAACTTGGTGAAGGACAAGCGAACACCAAAAGGTGAGTATGTATCACTCGAATCTTTGTTGCTTGATTACAATCGCTCAAAAAAAGAAAAACTACTTAAGGATAGTTCCGAAAAAAGCACTAAAGACGATTTGAGTCAGAAAGAAGACTCGAAACAGAAAGAAGACATGAAACAAAGTGTGCAACAGGATTCGAAAAAGGATACGGATTTTAAAGATTCCAATGATAGTAATTTAGATATAGATGCTCGCTCTTTTAATAAAATCAAACTAACTACTAGCAGCGCTGCTGATATGGAATCTGTTAGACAAGGAAATACTACGAGGGGGGCTATCGAACAGGAGAGTGTTGGGAAGAGTTCGGAAAAGGAGATAGATAGGAATACCGTTTTCGGTGATGATACGGATATGTAG
- a CDS encoding helix-turn-helix domain-containing protein — MSFTSKIDIIQPMVDNKSARGDRIRAVILESGKSQREVADLVGVTPQSITKWLKTGKIYVDNLQALADATNTDVRYIISGNPKFKIAQPEAPYYTKHDELHALLDTLDEQQAQQLMLCIRAILNNEDSDFEINISVGKKKV, encoded by the coding sequence TTGTCGTTTACATCTAAGATCGATATTATTCAACCTATGGTTGATAATAAAAGCGCCAGAGGCGATCGAATTCGTGCTGTGATACTTGAATCGGGAAAATCTCAACGTGAAGTTGCGGATTTAGTGGGTGTCACGCCACAATCTATTACTAAATGGCTCAAAACTGGAAAAATCTACGTCGACAATTTGCAAGCCTTGGCTGATGCAACGAATACTGATGTGCGATATATAATCTCTGGTAACCCTAAGTTTAAAATTGCACAGCCTGAAGCGCCTTACTACACAAAACACGACGAGTTACATGCCCTGTTAGATACATTGGATGAGCAACAGGCCCAGCAGTTAATGCTTTGCATCCGCGCCATTTTGAATAACGAGGACAGTGACTTTGAAATCAATATCTCAGTTGGCAAGAAGAAAGTTTAG